A genomic stretch from Vulpes lagopus strain Blue_001 chromosome 11, ASM1834538v1, whole genome shotgun sequence includes:
- the SLC39A13 gene encoding zinc transporter ZIP13 isoform X1, whose amino-acid sequence MPGCPCPGCGMAGQRLLFFTALALELLGGAGGSQQALRNRGPAAACRLDTKESESWGALLSGERLDTWICSLLGSLMVGLSGVFPLLVIPLEMGTMLRSEAGARRLKQLLSFALGGLLGNVFLHLLPEAWAYTCSASPGPISNGPPSVALAWPGLSVLPPAGGEGQSLQQQQQLGLWVIAGFLTFLALEKMFLDSKEKEGASQAPSKDPAAAAALSGGHSLAQPAAEPGVSAVVRTIKVSGYLNLLANTIDNFTHGLAVAASFLVSKKIGLLTTMAILLHEIPHEVGDFAILLRAGFDRWSAAKLQLSTALGGLLGACFAICTQSPKGVEETVAWILPFTSGGFLYIALVNVLPDLLEEDDPWRSLQQVLLLCTGIVVMVLFSLFVE is encoded by the exons ATGCCTGGATGTCCCTGCCCTGGCTGTGGCATGGCGGGCCAGAGGCTCCTCTTCTTCACTGCTCTTGCCCTGGAGctcctgggaggggctgggggttcCCAGCAGGCCCTCCGGAACCGGGGGCCTGCAGCTGCCTGTCGCCTGGACACCAAGGAAAGCGAATCCTGGGGggccctgctgagtggagagagGCTGGACACCTGGATCTGCTCCCTCCTGGGCTCACTCATGGTGGGGCTCAGCGGGGTCTTCCCACTGCTGGTGATTCCCCTGGAGATGGGAACTATGCTGCGCTCAGAAG CTGGGGCCCGCCGCCTGAAGCAGCTGCTCAGCTTTGCCCTGGGGGGACTTTTGGGCAACGTGTTTCTCCACCTGCTGCCCGAGGCGTGGGCCTACACGTGCAGTGCCAGCCCTG GTCCCATTTCAAATGGCCCCCCTTCTGTGGCCCTGGCTTGGCCTGGCCTGTCAGTGCTGCCCCCTGcaggtggtgaggggcagagccTGCAGCAGCAACAACAGCTGGGACTGTGGGTCATTGCTGGCTTCCTGACCTTTCTGGCCTTGGAGAAGATGTTCCTGGACAGCAAGGAGAAGGAGGGGGCCAGCCAG GCCCCCAGCAAAGATCCCGCTGCTGCCGCCGCACTCAGTGGAGGCCACTCTCTGGCCCAGCCGGCTGCAGAGCCCGGCGTGAGTGCCGTGGTCCGGACCATCAAA GTCAGTGGCTATCTCAACCTGCTGGCCAACACCATAGATAACTTCACTCATGGGCTGGCTGTCGCTGCCAGCTTCCTTGTGAGCAAGAAG ATCGGGCTCCTGACCACCATGGCCATCCTTCTGCATGAGATCCCCCATGAG GTGGGCGACTTTGCCATCCTGCTCCGGGCCGGCTTTGACCGATGGAGCGCAGCCAAGTTGCAGCTCTCAACGGCACTGGGGGGCCTGCTGGGCGCCTGCTTCGCCATCTGTACGCAGTCCCCCAAGGGAGTAG aAGAGACGGTGGCCTGGATCCTGCCCTTCACCTCTGGCGGCTTTCTCTATATCGCCCTGGTGAACGTGCTGCCTGACCTCTTGGAGGAAGATGACCCATG GCGCTCCCTGCAGCAGGTGCTGCTGCTCTGCACAGGCATTGTGGTGATGGTGCTGTTCTCGCTCTTCGTGGAGTGA
- the SLC39A13 gene encoding zinc transporter ZIP13 isoform X4, with protein sequence MPGCPCPGCGMAGQRLLFFTALALELLGGAGGSQQALRNRGPAAACRLDTKESESWGALLSGERLDTWICSLLGSLMVGLSGVFPLLVIPLEMGTMLRSEAGARRLKQLLSFALGGLLGNVFLHLLPEAWAYTCSASPGPISNGPPSVALAWPGLSVLPPAGGEGQSLQQQQQLGLWVIAGFLTFLALEKMFLDSKEKEGASQVSGYLNLLANTIDNFTHGLAVAASFLVSKKIGLLTTMAILLHEIPHEVGDFAILLRAGFDRWSAAKLQLSTALGGLLGACFAICTQSPKGVEETVAWILPFTSGGFLYIALVNVLPDLLEEDDPWRSLQQVLLLCTGIVVMVLFSLFVE encoded by the exons ATGCCTGGATGTCCCTGCCCTGGCTGTGGCATGGCGGGCCAGAGGCTCCTCTTCTTCACTGCTCTTGCCCTGGAGctcctgggaggggctgggggttcCCAGCAGGCCCTCCGGAACCGGGGGCCTGCAGCTGCCTGTCGCCTGGACACCAAGGAAAGCGAATCCTGGGGggccctgctgagtggagagagGCTGGACACCTGGATCTGCTCCCTCCTGGGCTCACTCATGGTGGGGCTCAGCGGGGTCTTCCCACTGCTGGTGATTCCCCTGGAGATGGGAACTATGCTGCGCTCAGAAG CTGGGGCCCGCCGCCTGAAGCAGCTGCTCAGCTTTGCCCTGGGGGGACTTTTGGGCAACGTGTTTCTCCACCTGCTGCCCGAGGCGTGGGCCTACACGTGCAGTGCCAGCCCTG GTCCCATTTCAAATGGCCCCCCTTCTGTGGCCCTGGCTTGGCCTGGCCTGTCAGTGCTGCCCCCTGcaggtggtgaggggcagagccTGCAGCAGCAACAACAGCTGGGACTGTGGGTCATTGCTGGCTTCCTGACCTTTCTGGCCTTGGAGAAGATGTTCCTGGACAGCAAGGAGAAGGAGGGGGCCAGCCAG GTCAGTGGCTATCTCAACCTGCTGGCCAACACCATAGATAACTTCACTCATGGGCTGGCTGTCGCTGCCAGCTTCCTTGTGAGCAAGAAG ATCGGGCTCCTGACCACCATGGCCATCCTTCTGCATGAGATCCCCCATGAG GTGGGCGACTTTGCCATCCTGCTCCGGGCCGGCTTTGACCGATGGAGCGCAGCCAAGTTGCAGCTCTCAACGGCACTGGGGGGCCTGCTGGGCGCCTGCTTCGCCATCTGTACGCAGTCCCCCAAGGGAGTAG aAGAGACGGTGGCCTGGATCCTGCCCTTCACCTCTGGCGGCTTTCTCTATATCGCCCTGGTGAACGTGCTGCCTGACCTCTTGGAGGAAGATGACCCATG GCGCTCCCTGCAGCAGGTGCTGCTGCTCTGCACAGGCATTGTGGTGATGGTGCTGTTCTCGCTCTTCGTGGAGTGA
- the SLC39A13 gene encoding zinc transporter ZIP13 isoform X5 — protein sequence MPGCPCPGCGMAGQRLLFFTALALELLGGAGGSQQALRNRGPAAACRLDTKESESWGALLSGERLDTWICSLLGSLMVGLSGVFPLLVIPLEMGTMLRSEAGARRLKQLLSFALGGLLGNVFLHLLPEAWAYTCSASPGPISNGPPSVALAWPGLSVLPPAGGEGQSLQQQQQLGLWVIAGFLTFLALEKMFLDSKEKEGASQAPSKDPAAAAALSGGHSLAQPAAEPGVSAVVRTIKVSGYLNLLANTIDNFTHGLAVAASFLVSKKIGLLTTMAILLHEIPHEVGDFAILLRAGFDRWSAAKLQLSTALGGLLGACFAICTQSPKGKRRWPGSCPSPLAAFSISPW from the exons ATGCCTGGATGTCCCTGCCCTGGCTGTGGCATGGCGGGCCAGAGGCTCCTCTTCTTCACTGCTCTTGCCCTGGAGctcctgggaggggctgggggttcCCAGCAGGCCCTCCGGAACCGGGGGCCTGCAGCTGCCTGTCGCCTGGACACCAAGGAAAGCGAATCCTGGGGggccctgctgagtggagagagGCTGGACACCTGGATCTGCTCCCTCCTGGGCTCACTCATGGTGGGGCTCAGCGGGGTCTTCCCACTGCTGGTGATTCCCCTGGAGATGGGAACTATGCTGCGCTCAGAAG CTGGGGCCCGCCGCCTGAAGCAGCTGCTCAGCTTTGCCCTGGGGGGACTTTTGGGCAACGTGTTTCTCCACCTGCTGCCCGAGGCGTGGGCCTACACGTGCAGTGCCAGCCCTG GTCCCATTTCAAATGGCCCCCCTTCTGTGGCCCTGGCTTGGCCTGGCCTGTCAGTGCTGCCCCCTGcaggtggtgaggggcagagccTGCAGCAGCAACAACAGCTGGGACTGTGGGTCATTGCTGGCTTCCTGACCTTTCTGGCCTTGGAGAAGATGTTCCTGGACAGCAAGGAGAAGGAGGGGGCCAGCCAG GCCCCCAGCAAAGATCCCGCTGCTGCCGCCGCACTCAGTGGAGGCCACTCTCTGGCCCAGCCGGCTGCAGAGCCCGGCGTGAGTGCCGTGGTCCGGACCATCAAA GTCAGTGGCTATCTCAACCTGCTGGCCAACACCATAGATAACTTCACTCATGGGCTGGCTGTCGCTGCCAGCTTCCTTGTGAGCAAGAAG ATCGGGCTCCTGACCACCATGGCCATCCTTCTGCATGAGATCCCCCATGAG GTGGGCGACTTTGCCATCCTGCTCCGGGCCGGCTTTGACCGATGGAGCGCAGCCAAGTTGCAGCTCTCAACGGCACTGGGGGGCCTGCTGGGCGCCTGCTTCGCCATCTGTACGCAGTCCCCCAAGGGA aAGAGACGGTGGCCTGGATCCTGCCCTTCACCTCTGGCGGCTTTCTCTATATCGCCCTGGTGA
- the SLC39A13 gene encoding zinc transporter ZIP13 isoform X7 → MPGCPCPGCGMAGQRLLFFTALALELLGGAGGSQQALRNRGPAAACRLDTKESESWGALLSGERLDTWICSLLGSLMVGLSGVFPLLVIPLEMGTMLRSEAGARRLKQLLSFALGGLLGNVFLHLLPEAWAYTCSASPGGEGQSLQQQQQLGLWVIAGFLTFLALEKMFLDSKEKEGASQAPSKDPAAAAALSGGHSLAQPAAEPGVSAVVRTIKVSGYLNLLANTIDNFTHGLAVAASFLVSKKIGLLTTMAILLHEIPHEVGDFAILLRAGFDRWSAAKLQLSTALGGLLGACFAICTQSPKGKRRWPGSCPSPLAAFSISPW, encoded by the exons ATGCCTGGATGTCCCTGCCCTGGCTGTGGCATGGCGGGCCAGAGGCTCCTCTTCTTCACTGCTCTTGCCCTGGAGctcctgggaggggctgggggttcCCAGCAGGCCCTCCGGAACCGGGGGCCTGCAGCTGCCTGTCGCCTGGACACCAAGGAAAGCGAATCCTGGGGggccctgctgagtggagagagGCTGGACACCTGGATCTGCTCCCTCCTGGGCTCACTCATGGTGGGGCTCAGCGGGGTCTTCCCACTGCTGGTGATTCCCCTGGAGATGGGAACTATGCTGCGCTCAGAAG CTGGGGCCCGCCGCCTGAAGCAGCTGCTCAGCTTTGCCCTGGGGGGACTTTTGGGCAACGTGTTTCTCCACCTGCTGCCCGAGGCGTGGGCCTACACGTGCAGTGCCAGCCCTG gtggtgaggggcagagccTGCAGCAGCAACAACAGCTGGGACTGTGGGTCATTGCTGGCTTCCTGACCTTTCTGGCCTTGGAGAAGATGTTCCTGGACAGCAAGGAGAAGGAGGGGGCCAGCCAG GCCCCCAGCAAAGATCCCGCTGCTGCCGCCGCACTCAGTGGAGGCCACTCTCTGGCCCAGCCGGCTGCAGAGCCCGGCGTGAGTGCCGTGGTCCGGACCATCAAA GTCAGTGGCTATCTCAACCTGCTGGCCAACACCATAGATAACTTCACTCATGGGCTGGCTGTCGCTGCCAGCTTCCTTGTGAGCAAGAAG ATCGGGCTCCTGACCACCATGGCCATCCTTCTGCATGAGATCCCCCATGAG GTGGGCGACTTTGCCATCCTGCTCCGGGCCGGCTTTGACCGATGGAGCGCAGCCAAGTTGCAGCTCTCAACGGCACTGGGGGGCCTGCTGGGCGCCTGCTTCGCCATCTGTACGCAGTCCCCCAAGGGA aAGAGACGGTGGCCTGGATCCTGCCCTTCACCTCTGGCGGCTTTCTCTATATCGCCCTGGTGA
- the SLC39A13 gene encoding zinc transporter ZIP13 isoform X6 encodes MPGCPCPGCGMAGQRLLFFTALALELLGGAGGSQQALRNRGPAAACRLDTKESESWGALLSGERLDTWICSLLGSLMVGLSGVFPLLVIPLEMGTMLRSEAGARRLKQLLSFALGGLLGNVFLHLLPEAWAYTCSASPGGEGQSLQQQQQLGLWVIAGFLTFLALEKMFLDSKEKEGASQVSGYLNLLANTIDNFTHGLAVAASFLVSKKIGLLTTMAILLHEIPHEVGDFAILLRAGFDRWSAAKLQLSTALGGLLGACFAICTQSPKGVEETVAWILPFTSGGFLYIALVNVLPDLLEEDDPWRSLQQVLLLCTGIVVMVLFSLFVE; translated from the exons ATGCCTGGATGTCCCTGCCCTGGCTGTGGCATGGCGGGCCAGAGGCTCCTCTTCTTCACTGCTCTTGCCCTGGAGctcctgggaggggctgggggttcCCAGCAGGCCCTCCGGAACCGGGGGCCTGCAGCTGCCTGTCGCCTGGACACCAAGGAAAGCGAATCCTGGGGggccctgctgagtggagagagGCTGGACACCTGGATCTGCTCCCTCCTGGGCTCACTCATGGTGGGGCTCAGCGGGGTCTTCCCACTGCTGGTGATTCCCCTGGAGATGGGAACTATGCTGCGCTCAGAAG CTGGGGCCCGCCGCCTGAAGCAGCTGCTCAGCTTTGCCCTGGGGGGACTTTTGGGCAACGTGTTTCTCCACCTGCTGCCCGAGGCGTGGGCCTACACGTGCAGTGCCAGCCCTG gtggtgaggggcagagccTGCAGCAGCAACAACAGCTGGGACTGTGGGTCATTGCTGGCTTCCTGACCTTTCTGGCCTTGGAGAAGATGTTCCTGGACAGCAAGGAGAAGGAGGGGGCCAGCCAG GTCAGTGGCTATCTCAACCTGCTGGCCAACACCATAGATAACTTCACTCATGGGCTGGCTGTCGCTGCCAGCTTCCTTGTGAGCAAGAAG ATCGGGCTCCTGACCACCATGGCCATCCTTCTGCATGAGATCCCCCATGAG GTGGGCGACTTTGCCATCCTGCTCCGGGCCGGCTTTGACCGATGGAGCGCAGCCAAGTTGCAGCTCTCAACGGCACTGGGGGGCCTGCTGGGCGCCTGCTTCGCCATCTGTACGCAGTCCCCCAAGGGAGTAG aAGAGACGGTGGCCTGGATCCTGCCCTTCACCTCTGGCGGCTTTCTCTATATCGCCCTGGTGAACGTGCTGCCTGACCTCTTGGAGGAAGATGACCCATG GCGCTCCCTGCAGCAGGTGCTGCTGCTCTGCACAGGCATTGTGGTGATGGTGCTGTTCTCGCTCTTCGTGGAGTGA
- the SLC39A13 gene encoding zinc transporter ZIP13 isoform X3: MPGCPCPGCGMAGQRLLFFTALALELLGGAGGSQQALRNRGPAAACRLDTKESESWGALLSGERLDTWICSLLGSLMVGLSGVFPLLVIPLEMGTMLRSEAGARRLKQLLSFALGGLLGNVFLHLLPEAWAYTCSASPGGEGQSLQQQQQLGLWVIAGFLTFLALEKMFLDSKEKEGASQAPSKDPAAAAALSGGHSLAQPAAEPGVSAVVRTIKVSGYLNLLANTIDNFTHGLAVAASFLVSKKIGLLTTMAILLHEIPHEVGDFAILLRAGFDRWSAAKLQLSTALGGLLGACFAICTQSPKGVEETVAWILPFTSGGFLYIALVNVLPDLLEEDDPWRSLQQVLLLCTGIVVMVLFSLFVE; the protein is encoded by the exons ATGCCTGGATGTCCCTGCCCTGGCTGTGGCATGGCGGGCCAGAGGCTCCTCTTCTTCACTGCTCTTGCCCTGGAGctcctgggaggggctgggggttcCCAGCAGGCCCTCCGGAACCGGGGGCCTGCAGCTGCCTGTCGCCTGGACACCAAGGAAAGCGAATCCTGGGGggccctgctgagtggagagagGCTGGACACCTGGATCTGCTCCCTCCTGGGCTCACTCATGGTGGGGCTCAGCGGGGTCTTCCCACTGCTGGTGATTCCCCTGGAGATGGGAACTATGCTGCGCTCAGAAG CTGGGGCCCGCCGCCTGAAGCAGCTGCTCAGCTTTGCCCTGGGGGGACTTTTGGGCAACGTGTTTCTCCACCTGCTGCCCGAGGCGTGGGCCTACACGTGCAGTGCCAGCCCTG gtggtgaggggcagagccTGCAGCAGCAACAACAGCTGGGACTGTGGGTCATTGCTGGCTTCCTGACCTTTCTGGCCTTGGAGAAGATGTTCCTGGACAGCAAGGAGAAGGAGGGGGCCAGCCAG GCCCCCAGCAAAGATCCCGCTGCTGCCGCCGCACTCAGTGGAGGCCACTCTCTGGCCCAGCCGGCTGCAGAGCCCGGCGTGAGTGCCGTGGTCCGGACCATCAAA GTCAGTGGCTATCTCAACCTGCTGGCCAACACCATAGATAACTTCACTCATGGGCTGGCTGTCGCTGCCAGCTTCCTTGTGAGCAAGAAG ATCGGGCTCCTGACCACCATGGCCATCCTTCTGCATGAGATCCCCCATGAG GTGGGCGACTTTGCCATCCTGCTCCGGGCCGGCTTTGACCGATGGAGCGCAGCCAAGTTGCAGCTCTCAACGGCACTGGGGGGCCTGCTGGGCGCCTGCTTCGCCATCTGTACGCAGTCCCCCAAGGGAGTAG aAGAGACGGTGGCCTGGATCCTGCCCTTCACCTCTGGCGGCTTTCTCTATATCGCCCTGGTGAACGTGCTGCCTGACCTCTTGGAGGAAGATGACCCATG GCGCTCCCTGCAGCAGGTGCTGCTGCTCTGCACAGGCATTGTGGTGATGGTGCTGTTCTCGCTCTTCGTGGAGTGA
- the SLC39A13 gene encoding zinc transporter ZIP13 isoform X2 produces MPGCPCPGCGMAGQRLLFFTALALELLGGAGGSQQALRNRGPAAACRLDTKESESWGALLSGERLDTWICSLLGSLMVGLSGVFPLLVIPLEMGTMLRSEAGARRLKQLLSFALGGLLGNVFLHLLPEAWAYTCSASPVLPPAGGEGQSLQQQQQLGLWVIAGFLTFLALEKMFLDSKEKEGASQAPSKDPAAAAALSGGHSLAQPAAEPGVSAVVRTIKVSGYLNLLANTIDNFTHGLAVAASFLVSKKIGLLTTMAILLHEIPHEVGDFAILLRAGFDRWSAAKLQLSTALGGLLGACFAICTQSPKGVEETVAWILPFTSGGFLYIALVNVLPDLLEEDDPWRSLQQVLLLCTGIVVMVLFSLFVE; encoded by the exons ATGCCTGGATGTCCCTGCCCTGGCTGTGGCATGGCGGGCCAGAGGCTCCTCTTCTTCACTGCTCTTGCCCTGGAGctcctgggaggggctgggggttcCCAGCAGGCCCTCCGGAACCGGGGGCCTGCAGCTGCCTGTCGCCTGGACACCAAGGAAAGCGAATCCTGGGGggccctgctgagtggagagagGCTGGACACCTGGATCTGCTCCCTCCTGGGCTCACTCATGGTGGGGCTCAGCGGGGTCTTCCCACTGCTGGTGATTCCCCTGGAGATGGGAACTATGCTGCGCTCAGAAG CTGGGGCCCGCCGCCTGAAGCAGCTGCTCAGCTTTGCCCTGGGGGGACTTTTGGGCAACGTGTTTCTCCACCTGCTGCCCGAGGCGTGGGCCTACACGTGCAGTGCCAGCCCTG TGCTGCCCCCTGcaggtggtgaggggcagagccTGCAGCAGCAACAACAGCTGGGACTGTGGGTCATTGCTGGCTTCCTGACCTTTCTGGCCTTGGAGAAGATGTTCCTGGACAGCAAGGAGAAGGAGGGGGCCAGCCAG GCCCCCAGCAAAGATCCCGCTGCTGCCGCCGCACTCAGTGGAGGCCACTCTCTGGCCCAGCCGGCTGCAGAGCCCGGCGTGAGTGCCGTGGTCCGGACCATCAAA GTCAGTGGCTATCTCAACCTGCTGGCCAACACCATAGATAACTTCACTCATGGGCTGGCTGTCGCTGCCAGCTTCCTTGTGAGCAAGAAG ATCGGGCTCCTGACCACCATGGCCATCCTTCTGCATGAGATCCCCCATGAG GTGGGCGACTTTGCCATCCTGCTCCGGGCCGGCTTTGACCGATGGAGCGCAGCCAAGTTGCAGCTCTCAACGGCACTGGGGGGCCTGCTGGGCGCCTGCTTCGCCATCTGTACGCAGTCCCCCAAGGGAGTAG aAGAGACGGTGGCCTGGATCCTGCCCTTCACCTCTGGCGGCTTTCTCTATATCGCCCTGGTGAACGTGCTGCCTGACCTCTTGGAGGAAGATGACCCATG GCGCTCCCTGCAGCAGGTGCTGCTGCTCTGCACAGGCATTGTGGTGATGGTGCTGTTCTCGCTCTTCGTGGAGTGA